The Lycium barbarum isolate Lr01 chromosome 12, ASM1917538v2, whole genome shotgun sequence genome includes a region encoding these proteins:
- the LOC132623061 gene encoding uncharacterized protein LOC132623061, whose translation MKMKDGTYKSTASSIEHQLTSDHKLNHRRKKTKSPVAGARRRVKGESESALANHILFSKFQDDPWKEMEFRGVQRFNGEAKVTTVSARKLAARLWHLAAEFGGGMIHPLPSWIPIPKSVMEGATKWNHGHFKMSREVNHSTGLVKLYESQRTATTSVAPTLQGELIRARICVEELEAERTRIRKKFKHLVRKLNEERTSWMRRECQKMHAVIDGLKEELRRERRNCKQLNIVNSRLLVDLADSKLSARQYMHDYERERKSRELLEDVCNELVKEIEEDKAEIEALENEGARLGEEVEEERRMLQLAEVWREERVQMKLIDARLILEEKYCLMSNLISELHSFLRSNNVTVNMNDLSGVQVVKQVVDSLNIQEIKEFSSSDPISNDVHTPNESSIICEATKFGTSKCADYSTPCHSSAIHIVGTKSRNGALNTSSECLNGFLNHDESCKDASGRETVTRAEDQFSNYTIGETEHSVNGIDRSRYLLCGRVNHEQDTGQLGSLDFETREISSVLPKKSKKRGSSFRKLWRSSLSNDDFCKTISFDDSGRLSNGSTSNVDLILSERVPAERALAYQDFVNHCCSGCLKNPHTARAVKGCIEGHGESQSMV comes from the exons ATGAAGATGAAAGATGGGACTTACAAGTCCACTGCAAGTTCAATTGAGCATCAGTTGACTAGTGATCACAAGCTGAACCACCGCCGGAAGAAAACAAAATCTCCAGTGGCTGGAGCTAGAAGGAGGGTAAAGGGTGAAAGTGAGTCAGCCTTAGCCAATCATATCTTGTTCAGCAAGTTTCAGGATGATCCTTGGAAAGAAATGGAATTCAGAGGAGTTCAGCGTTTTAATGGCGAGGCAAAGGTGACTACTGTCTCTGCCAGGAAGCTCGCCGCTCGCCTGTGGCATTTGGCCGCGGAGTTCGGCGGCGGTATGATTCATCCG CTCCCTTCTTGGATACCAATTCCTAAATCTGTGATGGAGGGAGCTACAAAGTGGAATCATGGCCACTTCAAAATGTCCAGAGAAGTTAATCATTCCACCGGCCTTGTAAAGCTTTATGAAAGTCAACGTACTGCTACTACCTCAGTTGCTCCTACTTTACAAGGCGAACTAATACGAGCAAGAATTTGCGTTGAAGAGCTAGAAGCTGAAAGGACGCGAATTAGAAAGAAATTCAAACACCTTGTGAGGAAGCTGAACGAAGAAAGAACCTCATGGATGAGAAGAGAGTGTCAGAAGATGCATGCTGTAATTGATGGCTTAAAAGAAGAAttgagaagagaaagaagaaattgtaaacAGCTGAATATTGTTAATTCCAGATTGCTGGTTGATCTAGCTGATTCGAAGTTATCTGCCCGACAATATATGCATGATtatgagagagagagaaaatcTAGAGAGTTGCTGGAGGATGTGTGTAATGAGTTAGTCAAGGAGATTGAAGAAGACAAAGCTGAAATTGAAGCATTAGAGAATGAAGGTGCCAGACTTGGGGAGGAAGTGGAAGAAGAGAGAAGAATGCTGCAACTGGCTGAGGTTTGGCGCGAAGAACGGGTTCAAATGAAGCTGATTGATGCAAGGCTAATTTTAGAAGAAAAATATTGCCTGATGAGTAATCTTATATCAGAACTTCATAGCTTTTTGAGATCTAACAATGTAACTGTGAACATGAATGACTTAAGCGGAGTGCAAGTGGTCAAGCAGGTTGTTGACTCATTGAACATCCAAGAAATAAAGGAGTTCTCTTCTAGCGATCCAATATCAAATGACGTACATACACCTAATGAAAGTTCTATTATCTGTGAAGCTACAAAATTTGGAACTAGTAAGTGTGCTGATTATAGTACTCCTTGCCATTCTTCTGCAATCCACATTGTTGGTACTAAGAGTAGAAATGGTGCTCTGAACACCAGCAGTGAATGTTTGAATGGCTTTCTTAATCATGACGAGAGTTGCAAAGATGCAAGTGGTAGGGAAACAGTGACCCGTGCTGAAGATCAGTTTTCGAATTACACTATTGGTGAAACTGAGCATTCTGTCAATGGTATTGACCGAAGCAGATATCTTTTATGTGGCAGAGTGAATCATGAGCAAGATACTGGTCAATTGGGTTCTCTGGATTTTGAGACCAGAGAAATCTCCTCGGTATTACCAAAGAAATCAAAGAAGAGAGGATCCTCTTTTCGCAAGCTTTGGAGATCATCActgtcaaatgatgacttctgCAAGACGATCTCATTCGATGACAGTGGAAGACTTTCAAATGGATCAACATCTAATGTGGATCTTATTTTGTCAGAGCGTGTACCAGCTGAAAGGGCACTAGCCTACCAAGATTTTGTGAATCATTGCTGCTCAGGTTGCCTAAAAAATCCACATACCGCTCGAGCCGTGAAAGGATGTATTGAAGGCCACGGGGAGTCTCAAAGTATGGTTTGA
- the LOC132622639 gene encoding peroxidase 42, giving the protein MASKFLFFFAILFFSAVSAFADDSPSLVMDYYKDTCPQAEEIIREQVKLLYKRHKNTAFSWLRNIFHDCFVESCDASLLLDSTRRMLSEKETDRSFGMRNFRYIETIKEAVERECPGVVSCSDILVLSGRDGIVALGGPHIPLKTGRRDGRKSRADILEQHLPDHNESMSVVLDRFANIGINTPGVVALLGAHSVGRTHCVKLVHRLYPEVDPQLNPDHVPHMLKKCPDPIPDPKAVQYVRNDRGTPMKLDNNYYRNILDNKGLMLVDHQLATDKRTKPYVKKMAKSQDYFFKEFSRAITILSENNPLTGTKGEIRKQCNLANKLH; this is encoded by the exons ATGGCTTCcaaatttctctttttctttGCTATCCTCTTCTTTTCAGCTGTCTCTGCTTTTGCAGATGACAGTCCTAGTCTTGTAATGGACTACTACAAGGACACTTGCCCTCAAGCTGAAGAAATCATCAGAGAGCAAGTCAAGCTTCTCTACAAACGCCACAAGAACACTGCATTTTCTTGGCTCAGAAACATTTTCCATGACTGCTTTGTTGAG TCATGTGATGCTTCATTGTTGCTGGACTCAACAAGGAGGATGCTGTCAGAGAAGGAGACAGACAGGAGTTTTGGTATGAGAAACTTCAGATACATTGAGACTATTAAGGAAGCTGTTGAAAGGGAGTGTCCTGGCGTTGTTTCCTGTTCTGATATTCTTGTTTTGTCTGGTAGAGATGGCATTGTTGCT CTTGGAGGGCCACACATCCCACTCAAAACAGGAAGAAGAGATGGAAGGAAGAGCAGAGCAGATATTCTTGAACAACACCTCCCAGACCACAATGAAAGCATGAGTGTTGTTCTTGATAGGTTTGCTAACATTGGAATCAACACTCCTGGAGTTGTTGCCTTGCTAG GGGCACACAGTGTGGGAAGAACACACTGTGTGAAGTTGGTTCACCGTTTGTATCCAGAAGTAGACCCTCAGCTGAACCCAGACCATGTACCCCACATGCTCAAGAAGTGCCCTGACCCAATTCCAGACCCAAAGGCTGTGCAGTATGTGAGAAATGACAGAGGCACCCCCATGAAGCTAGACAACAACTACTACAGGAACATATTGGACAACAAGGGCTTGATGTTAGTTGACCACCAACTAGCAACAGACAAGAGGACTAAGCCCTATGTAAAGAAAATGGCAAAGAGCCAAGATTATTTCTTCAAGGAATTTTCAAGAGCCATCACTATTCTTTCTGAGAACAATCCACTCACTGGGACAAAGGGTGAGATCAGAAAGCAGTGCAATCTTGCCAACAAGCTGCACTAA